The Acidobacteriota bacterium nucleotide sequence CTGGCCGGAGATTGGACCAACACTCACCTGCCAGCCACGATTGAAGGCGCGGTTCTGAGCGGGCATCTCTGTGCGAGACTGGTGTCAGGTAGCCTGTGACCGGTTTGGTTTCATTCGTGGCCTTCTGATTTTGGAACAACGCATAGTATTTCAAAACCTGCTTGTTTAAAGTGGTAACTGAATTACATCCTCCTCTTCGATTCCCAATTCCACAAATGCACAGTGAGGTAAGCGATGAGTACTCCAATCACGCAAAAAATTGCCACGACGGATGGTCATGAAATTGCCGCCCGTTTTTATTTTCCAGATCAAGAAGCAAAAGCAGTAGTGGTGATTGTTCCAGCCATGGGAGTGCATCAGGAATATTATGGTCCGTTTGCCCAATGGCTGACAGAGCAAGGATTTCTGGTGGCGACGTTTGACTATCGTGGGACGGGGTTTTCGCGCGTTCGACCTCTGCGCGAAGTCAAAGCCAACATTTTTGACTGGGCGCGCTATGACACCGGCGCCGTGGTCGAAGCAGTTTTTCAGCAAGCAAACGGCAAACCCGTTTACTGGATTGGACACAGTCTGGGTGGCCAAATCGTGCCATTTGTCCCGCGCCACGAACAAATCACCAAAGTGATAACGGTTGGAACCGGAAGCGGCTACTGGCGGGAAAATGCACCAGAACTTCGCCGCCGGGTGTGGTGGCTCTGGTTCTTTGTGGCGCCGGTCTCGATGCGACTGTTCGGCTATTTTCCAGGAAAACGACTCCGGAAAGTGGGCGATGTTCCACGCGGTGTGATGGAACAATGGCGCCGGTGGTGTTTGCATCCGGAATATGCCGTCGGCGTTGAAGGTGAAGCGGTTCGGAAACAATTTGCCGCCGTCAATACTCCGATTGTCTCGCTTTCCTTTGAAGATGATGAGTTTATGTCTGCGCGCAACACTGAATCGTTACACGGTTTTTATGTCAACGCTCCGCGCGAAATGAAGCGGTTTGCCCCAGCCGATATCGGTGAAAAGCGAATCGGCCACTTTGGGTTTTTTAAAGCCAAATTTAAACAGAAGCTATGGGAAGCAGTTCTTTTGCCTGAGTTAACCTGAAAGGCAAAAAGGCAAAAAGGTAAAAAGGCAAAAGGGACATAAAGGACATAAAGGACATAAGCAAAAAGGGGAAAGAACTGTAGATTCTTTCCCCTTTTTGCTTTTTCGAAAACCCGGAACCCGGAACCCGGAACCCGGAACCCGGAACCCTGCTCTTCCCTTACCGTGACGCAAATTTTCCAATCAGTTCGAACAACGGCAAATAGAGTGAAAAGACCAGAAATCCGACAATGATTCCGACCACCACCAACGAAACGGGTTGAACGTAGCTGGCCAGTTCGTCACGAACGCAATTGGCATTGTGTTTGAGCAGCTTCACATATCGCTCAAGCTGGGCCAGGCTCGCGTGTTCCTCATATGATTTCAACTGTGCATACAATGATGAAGCCTCGGAAAACACCGGATGCATGGTGGCAAGCGACAAATGGATGTATTGCGGTGTGCCGCGTTCAAAATTCAACGCGGCTTCCTGGCCAGCTTCGCGCAGTTCGGAATTGGACATCGCTTCAACCGCCAGGGCAAAGGCATTGGTCATGGTTTCACCAGCTTCACGAAGCAAAATAAAGGTGCTCAAAAAGTTCACCGTGTCAATGAGCGCAATGTAGCGGTTGAGTCTGGGAAACCTGAGCCAGCATTGATCTTCAAACCGGCGCACGTTCGGATTGGTTTGACGAAACCAGAAATACCCTAAAAAGCTCCCAGCCAGCCCAATTACCATCACCGGCCAGTTGGTTGAGGCAAAGGCCGAAATATCGAGGACCAGTTGGGTTGTCCAGTGGAACTCAGCCTTTCCAAGCAGCCCTTCATACAGTAGCGTAAACCCCGGTACAATTTTGATCAGCGCCACGGCCAGCACCACAGTCGCCACCACAAACACAAACACCGGATAGCGCAACACGCTTTTCAAATGATCCTTCAGGATTTTTTGCTCGGTGAGGTAATCTACCTGACGACGAAGCGCCATCCCATAGCGTCCGGTTTGTTGCGCGGCATTCAAAATCGCCAGAAATTGTGGGTCAAACACTCCAGGAAACTGCTGGGCCGCCGTATGAAGCGGTTGTCCCAGATCAGCCACCAGCGACGCCAGTTCCCGGATAAACTCCTCGCCCTGTGGTTTGCCGCTCAGCAGAAAAGCCAGCGGGTCCTGGGCGGTATCCTTAAAGTGATCAATGGTCCGAACTCGAGTTTGTAAAGCGGTCACCAGAGGGATTCCTGATTCGAGTTCGGTTGCCAGTTGATCGAAAATCTGGATTTTTTCTTCGAGCGGAAGCTGAAGCTGCCTTCGCTGAAGGGCTTTCTCGTTCTCAAGTGTGGTTGTTGCGGTTTGCATGGTCATTGTCCGGGTTGTCATATATTTAGGGCTCAGGGTTCAGGGTTGTTTGGAAGAATGAAGAATGTGGTTAGTGGTTAGTGCCTGGCTCTTCTTCGAAAGTATTGCTTTCCAACCATTAATCATTCTATGGGCTCTTCATT carries:
- a CDS encoding type II secretion system F family protein encodes the protein MTTRTMTMQTATTTLENEKALQRRQLQLPLEEKIQIFDQLATELESGIPLVTALQTRVRTIDHFKDTAQDPLAFLLSGKPQGEEFIRELASLVADLGQPLHTAAQQFPGVFDPQFLAILNAAQQTGRYGMALRRQVDYLTEQKILKDHLKSVLRYPVFVFVVATVVLAVALIKIVPGFTLLYEGLLGKAEFHWTTQLVLDISAFASTNWPVMVIGLAGSFLGYFWFRQTNPNVRRFEDQCWLRFPRLNRYIALIDTVNFLSTFILLREAGETMTNAFALAVEAMSNSELREAGQEAALNFERGTPQYIHLSLATMHPVFSEASSLYAQLKSYEEHASLAQLERYVKLLKHNANCVRDELASYVQPVSLVVVGIIVGFLVFSLYLPLFELIGKFASR
- a CDS encoding alpha/beta fold hydrolase, with translation MSTPITQKIATTDGHEIAARFYFPDQEAKAVVVIVPAMGVHQEYYGPFAQWLTEQGFLVATFDYRGTGFSRVRPLREVKANIFDWARYDTGAVVEAVFQQANGKPVYWIGHSLGGQIVPFVPRHEQITKVITVGTGSGYWRENAPELRRRVWWLWFFVAPVSMRLFGYFPGKRLRKVGDVPRGVMEQWRRWCLHPEYAVGVEGEAVRKQFAAVNTPIVSLSFEDDEFMSARNTESLHGFYVNAPREMKRFAPADIGEKRIGHFGFFKAKFKQKLWEAVLLPELT